From the genome of Candidatus Deferrimicrobium borealis:
ACGGAACTTCGGAAAGACCCGGTCGTCGGCCGGTGGGTCATCATCTCCACCGAACGGGCCAAGCGTCCCCACGATTTTCCCCCGGAACCCGCTTTGCGGCGCGAGGGGGTGTGCCCCCTCTGTCCGGGGAGCGAGCGAATGACCCCTCCCGAAATCCTCGGGTACCGTCAAGGCGGACAGCCCAACGACCCGAACTGGACATTGCGCGTCGTTCCAAACAAGTTCCCCGCCCTGCGGATCGAGGGGGAGCTGGGAAAGGCGGCCGACGGGATCTACGACCGGATGCACGGCATCGGCGCCCACGAAATCGTCATCGAGTCGGAACGGCACGACGTCTACCTGTTCGACCTGCCCGAGAAGCGGGTCGAGGACGTCCTGTGGGCGTACCGGGACCGCCTCGTCGACCTGAAGAACGACCACCGGTTCAAGTCGGTCATCATCTTCAAGAACCACGGCGCCGCCGCCGGGGCGTCCCTGACCCACAGCCACTCCCAGTTGATCGCCCTTCCCGTCATCCCGAAGCGGGTGATGGAGGAGATGAACGGCTGCAAGGAGTATTTCCGCTTTCGCGACCGGTGCCTCTTCTGCGACATCGTCGTCCAGGAGATGGACCAGAAGGTCCGCATCGTCGAGGAGACCGGTGAGTTCCTCGCCTTCGCGCCGTACGCCCCCCGCTTCCCGTTCGAGACCTGGATCGTCCCGAAGCGCCACCAGTGCGCCTACGAGATGATCGAGGGGGACCAGGCGAAAGCGCTCGCCGCCGTCTTCCGGCGGACCTTGCGGCGCCTGAACCTCGCCCTCGAAAACCCTCCCTTCAACTTCATCGTCCACAGCGCCCCGTTCCAGGAGAGGGCGGCGGACTTTTTCCACTGGCACATCGAGATCATGCCGAAGCTGACGAAGGTGGCGGGGTTCGAGTGGGGGTCCGGGTTCTATATCAACCCGACCCCTCCCGAGGAGTCCGCCAAGTACCTCCGCGAACTCCCCGAATGAGGCTACGGGCCTGTCCATGAATCCCTTGATCCGATGAAGGTCCTCGTGGCCTCTTCCGAGATCGTCCCCTTCGCGAAAACCGGGGGCCTGGCGGACGTCTGCGGGGCGCTCCCGAAAGCGCTTCGCAGGATCGGCGTCGAGGCCGACTGCGTCCTCCCTCTCTACCGTTGCGTGGACCGGAGCCGGTTCCCCTTTTCGGGGCCGGGGGAGGCGGTCCTAGTCCCCCTCGGGACCGGGGAAGAGCGGGGTAGCGTCGAGGAGACCGACGCCGGGGGCGGCGTCCGCGCCTTCCTCGTCCGCAACGACCGGTACTTCGACCGGGAGTTCCTCTACGGGACCCGCGACGGAGACTACGTCGACAACTCCGAGCGGTTCACCTTCTTCTGCCGCGCCGTCATGGAGTGGATGGCGCGCTCCGGGCGGCGATACGACATCCTCCACTGCAACGACTGGCAGACCGCCCTCCTCCCGGTGTACGTGAAGACCCTCTATGCCGACCGCGAGCCGGTCCGCGGGACGGGGACCGTCTTCACCGTCCACAACCTGGGGTACCAGGGGCTGTTCTGGAACCACGATCTTCCGATGATGGGCCTCGGATGGGAGCTGTTCACCCCCCGGGGGCTGGAGTTCTACGGGAAGATCAACCTGATGAAGGCGGGCCTGTTGTACGCGGACATCCTCACCACCGTGTCCGACACCTACAGCCGCGAGATCCAGACGCCGGAATACGGGTACGGCCTCGAGGGAGTCCTCTACGATCGCCGGGAGGATCTCTACGGCATCGTGAACGGGATCGACGACGACGAGTGGCACCCGGCCACCGACCGTTGGATCGCGGCGAACTACTCCGCGGACGACCTGTCGGGGAAAGCGGCGTGCCGGCGGGATCTGATCTCGGTCTTCGCGCTTTCTCCGGGGGACGAACCTGTCCTCGGACTGATCGGGCGGCTCACGGGGCAAAAAGGGTTCGATCTCGTCGAGAGGATCGGGGAGTGGCTGGCGGAACAGCCCCTGCGGGTCGTGATCCTCGGGTCCGGTGAACGGAAGTACGAGGAGGCGATGGAGAAACTCGGGCGGAAGCACCCGGACCGGATCGCGATCCGCGTCGCGTACGACAACGCGCTGGCCCACAAGATCGAGGCGGGGGCGGACATGTTCCTGATGCCCTCCCGGTACGAACCGTGCGGGCTGAACCAGATCTACAGCCTGAAGTACGGCACGGTCCCCATCGTGCGGGAAACGGGGGGATTGGCGGATACCGTGACGGACGCCGACGAGAACCCCGCGGCGGGTACGGGGTTCACCTTCCGGCGCTACGAGGCGGAGGAGTTGAAGGGCGCCGTGTCCAGGGCGTTGGCGGCGTACGCGGACCGTCCCCGGTGGGATGCGATCGTCCGCCGGGGGATGGCGCTGGACTTCTCCTGGGAGGCGTCGGCACGGGCGTATGTCGACCTTTACGGGAAGGCGCTTCGCAAGCGGGTCCCGAAGAGGTAGCCTCCGATGGTGGAGAACCCGCACACCCGCTTTTCCCTCCTTGCCCGGATCGTCGAGATCTCCAACACGAACATCCAGGTCGAGAACCGCCTGAAGTACATCTGCGATTTCCTCGCGCGGGAGACGCATGCCGACTGCGTCTGCATCTACCGGCGCGATGCGCGTGGGGAGGACCTGACGCCGTGGGTCTCCTCCTGCGTCGAGATCGAGGAGTGCACCGCGATGAATTTCGTGGTCCGTCCCGGGGAAGGGGTTTCCGGGAAGGTGGCGCGGAAGCGCGCCCCGGTCTTCTTCCCCGACGTGAAGACGGAACCCCCGGCGCTCGCCGTTCCCCAGGAATTGCGCGACTTCACCTCCATTCTCTCCGTGCCGGTCATGGACGACGTGTACCTCTACGGCGTGATGAACTTCTCCACCCTGGCTCCGGCGAGTTACTCGGAGGAGGACCTGGCGCTCTTCGCGACCGTGGCGACGGAGGTTGCGGGGACGATCCGCAACAGCCGGCTTTACAACGACACCCGGAAGCGTGTCTCCGAGCTCATCACGCTGAACGAGATCGGACGCGCGATCTCCTCGACCTTCGAAGTGAAGGGAACGCTCGGCTATATCGCCAAGACCACGATGCGGCTGCTGTCGGCCGACGGCTGCACGGTGCGCCTTTCCGGGCATGGGCCCGGCGTTCTCAAGGTGGCGGTGGACGAAGGGTACGCCCGCCCCGGCTTCCGCCGGGAGCTTCGGTCGCTGGGAAGGGAGCTGGCCCTGCAGATCCACGGGGAGAAGCGCCCGCTCCTGATCAACGGGCCCGAGGATTCGCCGCACCATTCCGCGCTTGCCGGCCACGGGGTCGCCTCCTTCCTCGGCCTCCCCATCGTTTCCATGGGGATGTCCCTCGGGACGATCAGCTACTACTCCACCTCCCCCCGGCTGCGCTTCGACATGGAAGGGGTGCGCCTGATCCAGACGGTCTGCTCCCAGCTGGCGAACATGATCGAGAACGCGTCGATCCTCCGGAAGGCCCAGCGGCTGGCGCAGGAAAACCAGGTCAAGATGCAGCGGATCTCCACGCTTCACGACGTCGCTCGCGCGCTCATGTCCACGGTCAAGATGGAGCGGCTGCTTTCGATCATGATGTACGCCCTCATCTCCCCGGGCGGGCTGAACTTCAGCCGGGCGATCCTGTTCCTCACCTCGGAGGACGGAAAGGGGCTTCGCGCCCGGATGGCGATGGGACCGCACGATCGCCGGGAGGCGAGGAGGATCGGCCGGCTTCCGCGGGGGTTGCTGGACGACGGCGCGGCCGGGGTCGCGGGGGAGGAGATCCGGAACCTGCTTTGGTCCGACATCGGGAATCTCGGAGTCTCGCTCTCCGAGGGCTCCTGTCTCGTGGCGAGGGCGGTGAAGGAGAGACGGCCGGTGCGCTCGGAGTCCGGCTGCGGCGCCCCGGAGGGCGGTGCCGCCGCCCGGGGCGGGTTCTGCGGCAACCACCCGGCCTCGTTCGCCGCCGTTCCCCTGATGGTCAAGGGGGAGGCGCGGGGGGCGGTCTACGTGGACAACCTCTTCCAGGAGAGGCCGATCACCGAAGAGGACATCCAGCTGCTCACGATGTTCGCCTCCAACGCGTGTCTCGCGATGGAAAACGCCTCCCTCTACGAATCGCTTCAGGGCGCGCTCGACACCATCCGGACCACGCAGGACCGGCTGGTGCAGAGCGAGAAGCTCATGGCGCTCGGGGAGATGGCGGCCAGGATCGCCCACGAGATCAAGAACC
Proteins encoded in this window:
- the galT gene encoding galactose-1-phosphate uridylyltransferase: MTELRKDPVVGRWVIISTERAKRPHDFPPEPALRREGVCPLCPGSERMTPPEILGYRQGGQPNDPNWTLRVVPNKFPALRIEGELGKAADGIYDRMHGIGAHEIVIESERHDVYLFDLPEKRVEDVLWAYRDRLVDLKNDHRFKSVIIFKNHGAAAGASLTHSHSQLIALPVIPKRVMEEMNGCKEYFRFRDRCLFCDIVVQEMDQKVRIVEETGEFLAFAPYAPRFPFETWIVPKRHQCAYEMIEGDQAKALAAVFRRTLRRLNLALENPPFNFIVHSAPFQERAADFFHWHIEIMPKLTKVAGFEWGSGFYINPTPPEESAKYLRELPE
- the glgA gene encoding glycogen synthase GlgA; its protein translation is MASSEIVPFAKTGGLADVCGALPKALRRIGVEADCVLPLYRCVDRSRFPFSGPGEAVLVPLGTGEERGSVEETDAGGGVRAFLVRNDRYFDREFLYGTRDGDYVDNSERFTFFCRAVMEWMARSGRRYDILHCNDWQTALLPVYVKTLYADREPVRGTGTVFTVHNLGYQGLFWNHDLPMMGLGWELFTPRGLEFYGKINLMKAGLLYADILTTVSDTYSREIQTPEYGYGLEGVLYDRREDLYGIVNGIDDDEWHPATDRWIAANYSADDLSGKAACRRDLISVFALSPGDEPVLGLIGRLTGQKGFDLVERIGEWLAEQPLRVVILGSGERKYEEAMEKLGRKHPDRIAIRVAYDNALAHKIEAGADMFLMPSRYEPCGLNQIYSLKYGTVPIVRETGGLADTVTDADENPAAGTGFTFRRYEAEELKGAVSRALAAYADRPRWDAIVRRGMALDFSWEASARAYVDLYGKALRKRVPKR
- a CDS encoding GAF domain-containing protein codes for the protein MVENPHTRFSLLARIVEISNTNIQVENRLKYICDFLARETHADCVCIYRRDARGEDLTPWVSSCVEIEECTAMNFVVRPGEGVSGKVARKRAPVFFPDVKTEPPALAVPQELRDFTSILSVPVMDDVYLYGVMNFSTLAPASYSEEDLALFATVATEVAGTIRNSRLYNDTRKRVSELITLNEIGRAISSTFEVKGTLGYIAKTTMRLLSADGCTVRLSGHGPGVLKVAVDEGYARPGFRRELRSLGRELALQIHGEKRPLLINGPEDSPHHSALAGHGVASFLGLPIVSMGMSLGTISYYSTSPRLRFDMEGVRLIQTVCSQLANMIENASILRKAQRLAQENQVKMQRISTLHDVARALMSTVKMERLLSIMMYALISPGGLNFSRAILFLTSEDGKGLRARMAMGPHDRREARRIGRLPRGLLDDGAAGVAGEEIRNLLWSDIGNLGVSLSEGSCLVARAVKERRPVRSESGCGAPEGGAAARGGFCGNHPASFAAVPLMVKGEARGAVYVDNLFQERPITEEDIQLLTMFASNACLAMENASLYESLQGALDTIRTTQDRLVQSEKLMALGEMAARIAHEIKNPLTAIGGFARRIASPPAGGGAHSLERYAQIILKEVERMERIINETLYFSREMAPAFRTVNLNVEIREVLWMFREELEEARISAVVDLSSDLPSISADPDQIRQVVWNLVSNAIQAMERSGVLTVVTHIADPAEEGTGVVLEVSDTGGGIPHDVVHNIFNPFFTTKAKGTGLGLPIVHAIVEKHGGTIHLDNREGVGVAFSIFLPLFPKEAGTGDRILEQMRKGGVNGNGNRTHPG